AAgaattaaatttttgaaaatgaacatttattttgaaaatacttGTACGAAGTGGTTTTCAGTCCTGTTACCcggtttttaatcaatttatagAACAGTAATTTGTTTTTAATAGAAATGTAACTTATAGCTGCTATatacaaaaaaatcaatatttatttaataagattattatatgAAATGTCCACCCATTGGAATTATGCACGCTTTGACGTTTTTCACTCCATGTGCTTCTTGTTGTATGGTGATAGTCATTCTGTTCATAAGACGACTGGAATCTACACAGAGTGTTACACCGCTCAAAGATAATCATCTCGAACTACTCTGTATATACCGTGTCATTGAGTAGGGCTATCAACTTTGTACGACATATAAATTTCCTCTTTTAGAAATAAATACCACATACTTAAAATAGAGCAACAGGACTAAAAAACCACTCTGTAGAAAGGAGCAGAATCTTTTTGAAAAATCGCGCGACGACTAGTAGCTTGGCctacacatttttcaattgtatttgagaaagtaacaATTTCAATtgggaatatttatttttatttgagagaatgtcagatgtaaatgagaacaGTCAGTTGGATTTGAGACTTTATcacttgtaataatttattgagagttgtgaattgtatttgataaagtatcattttaatttgacataatgataatatttgtaattgaaaaGATGTCAGTTGTAATATTCAGTAATCAAATTAATAACTCAACCGCTCTTGTTCACAAATTGAGAATACAGGATCGATATCTCCTAAAATTAGGTGCAGTGTAGTGTTGATGATAAGGTAGGATAAACATGATCGATGCAATGGATagttttctaattttcaattgataaattctaatTTACATctgattttttctcaataattctttattcatttatacaataagtacattatcgaaatactagggagaggaaaaatattattgaataaaaaaattacaaaataccTTTCTAAAATAAACTGATAGGCCTATCTTCTCAAATTAAATTGAtacttgtaatattacatttttctcgattggaatcaaatcttcaattcgagatctaaactttatagaaaatatcagagtaatcgatatatggacaactttttgactgagaattatcgtaaatgattgtgtgcatgttccatggtgtcaccgaggctgagttgacagaattaatagagaaatggattatttaaatagagatgatatataaaaatttaaaataatagtttcaaaataaagttttattgagaacaaatataaaatgtaattctaaacttgtaattataattttttggtgacgtgtccatgaCATTGACACTGGTTTAAGGTGTCTAcaaagctttgctctgttccttgTAGCTTGGCTTTTCCTGTTTCTTCTCTAAACATGATGGCTGGCTGTGTGTGTTCTAATTtagtgctctctgaatatttttctgtttaagtgaatttttaatgttttaaattgagttttgaacagtttatagtgttctattttgtctataatttgtttcttgtgtatacaagcctatagccattgttttttcaactatataaactggataagtatttagcttgtagtgactttagatgcttaagtgtgtaagatattgttctttgtgtatttgtgtagtatattgccaaaattctactgaagattataagttgatttgctctgaaaactggatttctcattcataggcgatagatccattcatagtttatcaagaatctattacgttggagccgataactttcattaggttaataggtgagaaatgctatccaaccgaattAGGAGAATTTGGTAGCACAGCATACTTTTTCgaatacaatttgaaaaggTGTAGACGACTGTTACAACAGCAATCagctgaatgaataaatttggaaTTCACAAAAACTGCCCACTATTACCACCCTAGCTGTACTGACGTGAACAATTAACGCGTTATGCATATCCATGCTGTCAACATTGTACAGATTGGTGCGCTCTCTCCAATCCCAAACTTCCAATGATCTTTTGCCGCGTATTAATGCAATACTATCAAAAACATAGTTTGGTGCATCATTGAAATTAGTTAAATTATAGTACTCAGACTTGGAAATTTTTCGCAGTTCAATTTTACGAGTATGAAAATTTCCAAATGAAATATACTCGTTACCTGCCTCATGAGTCAAATAATACAGAAGTTCATGTTTACTTGAACGACTGAATTTGATTGAGAGGGTTTTTTTATTGCGCACTTCAATCACTTTGAAGCCTTGATCGAAGTAACGTAGAAAAACCGTACCATTGTTACAATGAATATGATCAATACAACCAGAAACACAAAATTGATTCTCAAGAATAGGAATGTCATTTTGTATGTTGTAGAATTTGAGGATTGAATGATAAACGAGTATAAGATATCCGTCATATAACCAGCAATTAGTCAAATGAATTTCGAGTTCATTGAACTCATGTGGATCTGGATCTATGTCAAACCTCAAAGAGAGAGTCTTTTTGCACCAAACTCTGGCCGTCGAACAGACTGCAGCAACTATACTACACGAATCCATAGTCAGCATCCTCACACAATCTTCATCTTCAACTTCAAAGTTTCCAAGACTACACACCTCTGATTTATCAAAATCAACAGTAAGACTGAAGTATTTGACTTCTAATCCACTGAACCATACTAAACAGTCCCTCATTACACATATTCTATCAATACTGTGCCGACTCTCTATTGTGCATAATGTGCCAACAATTTTCGGTTTATCATCGAGACGCATCAATAAAAAAGCATACGAATCATCCTTAAACAACCCAACAAATGGGTAGAATTGGCAATCATAAGGAGACTTGGATGGATAAAATACATCAATCTcaatatattggaaaaaatctTTCACCCGGAGCGTGTTTTTAGTATAGATACCATGTGACCAGTTATGTTTCAGAAAGTTTCGTTGGCATAGGAAAAATTTCAACCTGTTGAATTGTGAATCATCTTCGGGCAATAATGCAGCTAGGCTGTGAGACGTATCGTGAAAACTACCAGGAATAATATCACACATTGAGTTGGGTAGCAACCATTTTTCAAACTTATCCTCCTGTTTTTTCCAAAGTCGCAGATTTTTGGCAGCTAAACGCCAACCTCTGCAGACTGCCTCACAAACCATCAGGTCTCGCACTGACAGGTACGAAAAAATCTCCTCAGTCACTTCCGGCGGAAGAGAGGCAACAAAATCCATCATCAGGGAACTTCGCGAAGACCTGTCAACATAAATCACCCATATCctagattattttcaacaagaatgatcagttgatattacattagatatTCCGGTATCAGCTGTAGAAGGCactggcaaggcagagaatcgggaACGCTGTTCTcctgtctttctccactgccattatatcgtggacctcactatatctggAATGATCTGGTTTTCTGCAGTGATTGTCTTTGCTAACgccatattttgttaatatttcgactgaattattgttaatattgtaaattttatgGTCAATTTAAGGTTTATTTATGTGTGAATTTCTGGTTCCACTTCGAAGTCGAATAAAAAATCTTTTGCCTTTTTATGAGTGAATTTCAAAAACGAACTTGAGCGAAAAATCGCTCTAATACCTGGTAGACCTATACACGATTATTCTAGATAACttggttgattctattaaatcattgacTGGAACGGATAGCATAATTGATTTTGTCAgctaattgattttaaattataatggaaattttcatagcggcaaggagagttgtgtgagtgcgccacaccaatacccaatactacttcaggccccacaactaattgATGACGACATAACATGACCTTTCGGTCACGCTTTTTTATCTGTCagcaaaaattttttttaatgcacattccaaatatacattttttttgacCTAAGTTACAAGTTGATAGCATTCCTGGTTCCCGAAATAGGGATCCTTCAATATATTGGACACCATGACTCAAGGGTAATACAATAAAATCCATAATTTTGAGATAGTAATCTTGATATTCCCTTATTATGCTCACACATCTAGAAAAATCAGTCTAATACTGATAAACAAAAATTCAGTgcaatatttatatgatttcgaattattgaccgagcgaagtgaggtcttagattcaagtcgacggtttggcatttctcttaatgtttaaatgtttatatgttgcgcatttacggcgaaccgcggtaatagattttcatgaaatttgacaggtatgttcctcttttaattgcgcgtcgacgtatatacaaggtttttagaaattttgcatttcaaggataatataaaggaaaaaggagcctcctttatactccaatattagagtaaaaatcagactatggaaaattactaatcataaatcagctgacaagtgattacacagatgtgtggagaagccagtctattgctgtatttccataaggcctatagtttcaatcaggcacttgtggatgagaatactgcgtgaggtctactgttcacagaactactagttctagacattttaaattgataaattatttattaatttttgagaaaacaaaacaacagatcaatgtaacttactgagcatgaggtctactgttcgcagaactactagtaaaggATGATTTTGATGTTTTATCCTATCTATATGACAGGTATCTTTCTTCCCAGAACGGCAGAGCCTTACGAAATTAGACCCAATGTGACAGTGTTATTTACAAGCCACTTAGTGATAACAGCTGACTCATCCCTACTGATAGTATCACctgttatattttttttataaagattGTGTGGGGTGAGGAGagtcaggacctcctaaatataGGGAGTGGGAGAGTCTTGCAGAGACGATGTGCCCAGTACTCAATATCAGAATTCTCCATAAACAGTAATAAACTATCAAGTCCATCATAATccattatcaatatttatttgataataaataatatattcttgcATCACCAGAAACCAAACATCTATCATATTGTCTACACAAAGTTTCTATAGGCAAGCTCCACCATTCAGTcataccaatacctactattacttaatagtaataagtaatagtaggtattggtcaTACTGtccaatacaatattattgtacgATTCTTTAAAGCTGTACCCAGaatatattcaaaagaaaataattgatgcagagtgtttgaaaaacactttatacatattttatatggATGAAAAAATACTACTTGAATTTTATTAGCCATGTGAGagttttattattcataaaagaGTTGTAAGTCGGTGAGGTTGGCGAGGATACAAATGCATAGTGATTTTGAATCAGGCAAAACTGCTTCTCAGTTCCACCTACAGATGCCAGCACTGATCAGAGCATTAGAAAACATCGTATCCTATACTGTACAGTATGCCTGAATAGTACACTTGTTGCACACCTAACATGGGATAAACACATTGAAAAGTTGGTAGGTAAAGGaaatttcattatcaatctctctTCAAAGCATCGTCCAATACAATGTAGGTACCTAAAATAGATTCTAGGTCCAATATATGAGCCACCATGACCAAGGGGTTATTTTTCCTAGAATcatagtagtttctactagcttTTAAATGTATGCTCtctaacttttgttactgtatcgatttttactttccttgccctattacataggtaaggaaagtaagttattgctttccaagaaaaaattaaggtaccttgATTCCTTAATTCCTTAAtttgatttttgggtgttggtctgtgtgtgtgtgtgtggtgtgtgtgtgtgttgtgtgtgtgtgtgtgtgtgtgttgtgtgtgtgtgtgtgtggtgtgtgtgtgtgtgtgtgtgtggtgtgtgtgtgtgtgtgtgtgtgtgtggtgtgtgtgtgtgtgtgtgtgtgtgtgtgtgtgtgtgtgtgtgtgtgtgtatgtctgtgaacacgataactccattcctaattaaccgattgacttgaaattttaaacttaagttccttataccataaggatccgacagtaagaaattcaataaaattcaataaaagatggcgggaaaaatggcggataattactaaaaaaacatgttttttacgtttttctcgaaaacggctccaacgattttcttcaaatttatatcatggttagctatttataagccctatcaactgacatgagtctcatttctgggaaaattccaggagctccgtaatattcttgagaaaaatggcggataatgactaaaaaaccatgtttttcacggttttcttgagaacggctctaacgattctcttcaaatttataccatggatagctatttataagccctatcaactgacatgagcctcatttctgggaaaactccaggagctccgtaatattcttgagaaaaatggcggataattactaaaaaaccatgtttttcacggttttctcgaaaacggctcaaacgattttcttcaaatttatacaatggATTCATaatccctatcaactgacatgagtctcatttctgggaaaattccaggagctccgtaatattcttgagaaaaatggcggataatgactaaaaaaccatgtttttcacggttttcttgagaacggctccaacgattctcttcaaatctataccatggatagctatttataagccctat
The sequence above is drawn from the Nilaparvata lugens isolate BPH chromosome 2, ASM1435652v1, whole genome shotgun sequence genome and encodes:
- the LOC120349804 gene encoding uncharacterized protein LOC120349804; protein product: MMDFVASLPPEVTEEIFSYLSVRDLMVCEAVCRGWRLAAKNLRLWKKQEDKFEKWLLPNSMCDIIPGSFHDTSHSLAALLPEDDSQFNRLKFFLCQRNFLKHNWSHGIYTKNTLRVKDFFQYIEIDVFYPSKSPYDCQFYPFVGLFKDDSYAFLLMRLDDKPKIVGTLCTIESRHSIDRICVMRDCLVWFSGLEVKYFSLTVDFDKSEVCSLGNFEVEDEDCVRMLTMDSCSIVAAVCSTARVWCKKTLSLRFDIDPDPHEFNELEIHLTNCWLYDGYLILVYHSILKFYNIQNDIPILENQFCVSGCIDHIHCNNGTVFLRYFDQGFKVIEVRNKKTLSIKFSRSSKHELLYYLTHEAGNEYISFGNFHTRKIELRKISKSEYYNLTNFNDAPNYVFDSIALIRGKRSLEVWDWRERTNLYNVDSMDMHNALIVHVSTARVVIVGSFCEFQIYSFS